Proteins from a genomic interval of Microbacterium phyllosphaerae:
- a CDS encoding YajQ family cyclic di-GMP-binding protein, translated as MADSSFDIVSKVDHQEAENALNQARKEIEQRYDFKGTGASIAWSGEQILIIAGTEERANAVLDVFQSKLIKRGISLKSLESGDPFASGKEFRIVSSLKDGISSENAKKINKIIRDEGPKGVKSQIQGDELRVQSKSRDDLQSVIALLKGSDLDLDLQFINYR; from the coding sequence ATGGCTGACAGTTCCTTTGACATCGTCTCGAAAGTGGATCACCAGGAGGCCGAGAACGCCCTCAACCAGGCGCGCAAGGAGATCGAGCAGCGCTACGACTTCAAGGGCACCGGCGCGTCGATCGCCTGGAGCGGCGAGCAGATCCTGATCATCGCCGGCACGGAAGAGCGCGCGAACGCCGTTCTCGACGTGTTCCAGAGCAAGCTCATCAAGCGCGGGATCTCTCTCAAGAGCCTCGAGTCCGGCGACCCGTTCGCCAGCGGCAAGGAGTTCAGGATCGTCTCCTCCCTCAAGGACGGCATCTCGTCGGAGAACGCGAAGAAGATCAACAAGATCATCCGTGACGAGGGCCCCAAGGGCGTGAAGAGCCAGATCCAGGGCGACGAGCTGCGCGTGCAGTCCAAGAGCCGCGACGACCTGCAGTCGGTGATCGCGCTGCTGAAGGGCTCCGACCTCGACCTCGATCTGCAGTTCATAAACTACCGCTGA
- a CDS encoding sugar ABC transporter substrate-binding protein — MKVNKRGIVAAGVIAIVSTLSLAGCSTATNGDDSSGAESGGTLTVWVDAERVDALQGAADSYEEKTGVKVELVGKSVDDMKDDFIQQVPTGKGPDVVMGAHDWLGELSTNGVVAPLELGDSSADYLPVALQAATYDGTVYMLPYAVENIAVLRNADMVPEAPTSFDDMVSKGTFVVEQGAEGNPYHLYPFQTAFGAPVFGTDDSGSYDSTDLQLGSDGGFAFADWLAAQGAAGTLNTDIDGEIAKQQFLDGTAAFWLTGPWNVGAATDAGINVAIDPVPSPTGETASPFAGVKGFFVSSESKNKVAANDFLVNYIGTEEVQLELFKAGNVLPALTAAADTAASDPIIAGFQAVGADAVPMPAIPAMGSVWEFWGVAEAAIINGSDPKTTWQKLVDDVTAAIK; from the coding sequence ATGAAGGTGAACAAGAGGGGCATCGTCGCCGCCGGCGTCATCGCGATCGTTTCGACTCTTTCCCTTGCCGGTTGCTCGACCGCGACGAACGGCGATGACTCGTCGGGCGCCGAGAGCGGCGGAACGCTGACCGTCTGGGTCGACGCGGAGCGCGTCGACGCGCTGCAGGGTGCGGCCGACTCGTACGAGGAGAAGACCGGCGTCAAGGTCGAGCTCGTCGGCAAGTCCGTCGACGACATGAAGGACGACTTCATCCAGCAGGTGCCGACCGGCAAGGGCCCCGATGTCGTCATGGGCGCCCACGACTGGCTCGGCGAGCTGTCGACCAACGGTGTCGTCGCACCGCTCGAACTCGGCGACTCGTCGGCGGACTACCTGCCCGTCGCCCTCCAGGCCGCCACCTACGACGGCACGGTCTACATGCTCCCGTACGCGGTCGAGAACATCGCCGTGCTGCGCAACGCCGACATGGTTCCCGAGGCGCCCACGAGCTTCGACGACATGGTCTCGAAGGGCACGTTCGTCGTCGAACAGGGTGCAGAGGGCAACCCGTACCACCTGTACCCGTTCCAGACCGCTTTCGGGGCTCCCGTCTTCGGCACCGACGACTCGGGCAGCTACGACTCGACCGACCTCCAGCTCGGCAGCGACGGCGGCTTCGCCTTTGCCGACTGGCTCGCCGCGCAGGGCGCAGCGGGCACGCTGAACACCGACATCGACGGCGAGATCGCGAAGCAGCAGTTCCTCGACGGCACCGCGGCCTTCTGGCTGACCGGTCCGTGGAACGTGGGCGCGGCCACCGATGCCGGCATCAACGTCGCGATCGACCCCGTCCCCAGCCCGACGGGCGAGACGGCCTCGCCGTTCGCCGGTGTCAAGGGCTTCTTCGTCAGCTCCGAGTCGAAGAACAAGGTCGCCGCGAACGACTTCCTCGTCAACTACATCGGCACCGAAGAGGTCCAGCTCGAGCTGTTCAAGGCCGGAAACGTGCTGCCCGCCCTGACGGCGGCGGCGGACACCGCGGCATCCGACCCGATCATCGCCGGCTTCCAGGCCGTCGGGGCCGACGCCGTCCCGATGCCGGCCATCCCCGCCATGGGCTCGGTCTGGGAGTTCTGGGGTGTCGCCGAAGCGGCGATCATCAACGGCTCGGACCCGAAGACGACGTGGCAGAAGCTCGTCGACGACGTGACCGCAGCGATCAAGTAG
- a CDS encoding GntR family transcriptional regulator has product MNSNSSMTSIRESKQLLAEEVFQHIGAQIVDGVLEPGHRIRDVDVAEELHVSRTPVREALQRLERLGLVTMYPSRYTEVTAVTPETVEQTLEFAGYQAGMAARMGIARMTQHDRETLADLVEEMFTALDDDVRISHTRWAVFSFLSERSRNVQHQVLINDASMALFRNLRGWTVPDDDRERMLQVYRDFRLAVLRGDADDAERLARLMHYV; this is encoded by the coding sequence ATGAACAGCAACAGTTCGATGACGAGCATTCGAGAAAGCAAGCAGCTCTTGGCCGAGGAGGTGTTCCAGCACATCGGCGCGCAGATCGTGGACGGCGTGTTGGAACCGGGGCATCGCATCCGCGATGTCGACGTCGCCGAAGAACTGCACGTGTCGCGGACTCCGGTGCGAGAGGCGTTGCAGCGCCTCGAGCGCCTCGGGCTCGTGACGATGTACCCGAGCCGATACACCGAGGTGACAGCCGTCACTCCGGAGACCGTGGAGCAGACGCTCGAGTTCGCGGGGTATCAGGCGGGAATGGCGGCCCGCATGGGCATCGCACGGATGACGCAGCACGACCGCGAGACCCTCGCCGACCTCGTCGAGGAGATGTTCACGGCGCTCGACGATGACGTGCGCATCTCCCATACACGGTGGGCGGTGTTCTCGTTTCTCAGCGAGCGCAGTCGCAACGTCCAGCACCAGGTGCTGATCAACGACGCGAGCATGGCGCTGTTCCGCAACCTCCGCGGCTGGACCGTGCCCGACGACGACCGGGAGCGCATGCTCCAGGTCTATCGGGACTTCCGGCTCGCGGTGCTGCGCGGCGATGCAGACGATGCCGAGCGTCTCGCTCGGCTGATGCACTACGTCTGA